The genomic interval CGCTCTCGATCAGCGGACCGTCCTCGACCTGCTGGCCGATCGCGGCGATCAGCACGTCGCAGTGCATCGCCGTCTCGCTGCCCGGGATCGGCTTCACCGAGCGCCGCCCGCCGGCATCGGGCTCGCTCGCCTGCATCCCGGTCAGCACCACGCCGGAGACCTTGCCGTGCTCGATGACGATCTGGGCCGGCGCGCTGAGGACGTGAAACTCGACGCCTTCGGCGCGAGCGGCTTCGATCTCGGCCGGATCGGCCGGCATGTCGGCAAGCGTCCGGCGATAGACGACGTGGACCTTGTCGGCGCCGAGGCGGATCGCCGATCGCACGCAGTCCATCGCGACATTGCCGCCGCCGACCACCACCACTTCGCCGCTCAGCACCAATGGGGCGATGCCGTCGACGTGGTCGTGAACCTTGAGCAGGAAGTCGATGCCGCTGAAGTACCCGGCGTAGGCATTGTCTTCGCCCGTAACGCCGAGCCGGGCGCCTTGCTGACAGCCGAGCCCCAGGAACACCGCGCGGTAGCCGCGCGCGAACAGATCGTCGATCGAGAAGTCGCGCCCGAGGCGCTGATCGAACAGGAACCGGCCGCCGAGGTCGACAATGATGTCGGTCTCCAGGGCCAGCGTATCCTTGGGCAGCCGGTAGCTCGGGATGCCGATCTGCGCCATGCCGCCGGCCTGGCTGGCCTTGTCGAAGACGTCGACGTGATAGCCGCGCAGCAATAGGTGATAGGCACAGGAGATGCCGGCCGGGCCGGCCCCGACCACCGCCACCCGCATGCCGTCGGCGAGCGGCTTGCGGATCATGTCGCGGGTGAATTTCAGCGCGTGCGGTCCGCTCTGCTGGTCGGCGACGTAGCGCTTCAGCGTCTTGATGCCGACGGCTTCGTCGACGAACTTGCGCCGGCACGCCTGCTCGCAATAGCGCACGCAGACCCGGCCGCAGGTGGCCGCCATCGGGTACTTCTGCAGCAGCACGCCGAGCGAATTCTCCGGCTTGCCGTCGCGGATGTAGTCGATGTAGCGCGGCACGTTGACCTTGGAGGGACAGGCCTCGATACACGGCGCCGTCACATAGGCCATGCCGTGCTGCGCCGGGATCGGCCGGTGCTGTGCCAGCTCCTGTTCGATCCGTTCGCGAAAATCCCGCAGCGCCGCCAACAGCGCGACCGCGCAGGTCTGCCCCAGCCCGCACAGCGAGGTCTGCCGGATCTGCTCGCCCAGCATCACGATGTCGTCGAGCGTCAGCGCGGCGTCCAGCCCGCGGCGCATCTGATCGAGCGCATCGCGGATCAGCACCGTGCCGATCCGGCAGGGTGTGCAGGCACCGCAGGATTGTTCGGCGGCGGCTTTCAGGTAATGGAATAACGCATCGACCAGCGAAACCGTGGGATCGAACACGAAGAACCCGCGGTCGGCGATGAAGGCGCGGATCGCGTTACCATCGTCGAACTCATCGAAGTTCGCCAGCGCGTAGTCCGCCGCCCGCGCCTCGGCCGCGCCGGCTCGTGCGTCGTAGGCAACACCGTCCCAGACTCCGTAAACTACCTGCGTCATCCCGACCCCGCCCCAGGGTACCGCCCGCATCGATCAGCTAATCAAAGCTGATTTGCGCTGAAACCGTGATGACACAGATCAGAAATAACCAGTCCGGCCCGACGGGAAACGGGACAGAGTGTCATATTAGCAAGGTGGGGCCGTCGGGGCGGAGCAAAGAAGAAGCGCTAAGCGCTAAAACAACTCGAAATCGCAATCAGTTGCGGCGGGCGCCGCCTGCTTGGTGGCGATTCCGAACGGTAGCAGGAACTGGCGATGGACGTCGCGCTCGCGCTCCATCGTGTAGCGGACGTAGAGCTCATCGAGCACGGCTTCGTCCTGATGGCTGAAGGAAGCACGGCCCAGATCACCCCCGGCTTCCTCAAGGCATTTTGCTACCGCCGGCAGCGTCGAGGCGCTGGAGGCAAGCGATGTCATCTGTTCGCGGGCGCCGTTCATCACCGCGTCGAACTTGGCACCTTCCTCGATCAGCCGGCCGATCAATCCACCGAGACGATCGTTGCCGGCCTCGACATCGTGCAGGGTTTGCAGAATGGCATTCTCCATGCTGGTCAGCTTGGTCTGATCGCTGCTCACGCGCGACTTGCGAAGGTCGTCACCGACCTTGGCGATCTCGCTCAGCAGAGGCCTCAGCCGGGCCGCCGCCCCGGTCATCTGGTCGGCGGTCAACTTCATTTCATGCGCGATCACCACGAAGGCACGACCTTTGGCGCCAAGATGCCCGGCGCGAAGCCCGGCATTCATGCCGATCAGCGAAATGTCGACCACCGAGTCGGACAAATTGGCGATCGCCTCGCGAAACTTCTCCAGCGTGTTTTCGACTACGCTGAGCGCCTCGTCGATCGAGCGCCCGCCGTCTTCGCACATCGCGATCAGGCTGGAGGCCTGGGCGAGAGTCTGCCGCACCCGCGACAGGAACGAGGCCGAACTGCCCTCCCGGCCACCATGCAGCGACCGGCCCTTTTCGACCAGTGTCGCGACTTCGGTCAGAATCGTCGACAGCGCCCGGACGATGTCGCCGATGCCGGCGTCGAACTCCTGTTGGGTGTCGTGGAGCTGCACCGCTTCGAGATTGACCAGCAGCCGGGGCAGCGGCTGAACCTCGGTCATGTCCGGCACCAGGGTCGGCTCCGGATCGGCGGCGCGCCGCAGGCCTGCGCAAACATGCTCCAGGCGCTGGCGCGTACTATCGCCGGCCTGCAGCGAGATGATCGAGCGGCCGACCACCTCGCTGATGGTGCGCGCGCTGCTGCCGGCCAGCTCGGCGACGCCGACGCTGTCGTTGCGCTGGCGGCCGAGATCGGAAAACGCCGACATCAATTCGCCGCCGGAAGCACCAAGCTGCGGCCGGTAGCGCCGCTCGAATTCGCTTTGCCGGCCCCAGGTGGTTTCCACCGCCGCCGCCAGCAGTTGCTGATCCTTGACGCAGGCCTCGATCGACGACTGCACCGCCTTGCCGAGATCGTACGCCTCGCGGGTGAAGGCGATGAAGCCTTCCCGATCACCCTCGAGCGAGGCCGACTCGATCTTGGCGCTGCGCGCGATCGTGGTGATCATCTCGACGTGCTTGAGCAATTGCTTCAGCAGCGAGCCTGCCTCGGCCACGTTGCGGCGCAGCTGATCGAGCAGCGCGCTTTCCGCCGGCAGCGTGTCGGCGAGGCTCTTCAGGCGGCCCGCGATGTCGCGCAGCGCGCCGGACGCGCCTTCGATCTGCGCCGAAGACAGTTCACGCGCGAGGTCGGTCAGGGCCTCATTGAGCCCTTGGAAGATGCCATGGCCTTCGCCGAGCTGACCGCCGACCTGGGCGAAGGTAGTCTCAATTCGCGACGCAACGAGTTCGATCGACGCAACGGCGTCGGCAATCGGATGTTTCAATCGGGACACAACTTCAATCCGCTGAGGCAGGCTGCT from Rhodopseudomonas palustris carries:
- a CDS encoding FAD-dependent oxidoreductase; the encoded protein is MTQVVYGVWDGVAYDARAGAAEARAADYALANFDEFDDGNAIRAFIADRGFFVFDPTVSLVDALFHYLKAAAEQSCGACTPCRIGTVLIRDALDQMRRGLDAALTLDDIVMLGEQIRQTSLCGLGQTCAVALLAALRDFRERIEQELAQHRPIPAQHGMAYVTAPCIEACPSKVNVPRYIDYIRDGKPENSLGVLLQKYPMAATCGRVCVRYCEQACRRKFVDEAVGIKTLKRYVADQQSGPHALKFTRDMIRKPLADGMRVAVVGAGPAGISCAYHLLLRGYHVDVFDKASQAGGMAQIGIPSYRLPKDTLALETDIIVDLGGRFLFDQRLGRDFSIDDLFARGYRAVFLGLGCQQGARLGVTGEDNAYAGYFSGIDFLLKVHDHVDGIAPLVLSGEVVVVGGGNVAMDCVRSAIRLGADKVHVVYRRTLADMPADPAEIEAARAEGVEFHVLSAPAQIVIEHGKVSGVVLTGMQASEPDAGGRRSVKPIPGSETAMHCDVLIAAIGQQVEDGPLIESDGIAFDRWRCVATDRVLATSRPGVFAGGDCVTGPSTLVYAMAAGLKAARNIDDWIQRGSVRFFKRSRMRKLIADNHMLANEIVEAPVRNAYRVHNPEIDPELRKHMFGEVEQTIDARAAYAETQRCMRCYRVYSVVTKHPIPEGAA
- a CDS encoding chemotaxis protein, which codes for MSRLKHPIADAVASIELVASRIETTFAQVGGQLGEGHGIFQGLNEALTDLARELSSAQIEGASGALRDIAGRLKSLADTLPAESALLDQLRRNVAEAGSLLKQLLKHVEMITTIARSAKIESASLEGDREGFIAFTREAYDLGKAVQSSIEACVKDQQLLAAAVETTWGRQSEFERRYRPQLGASGGELMSAFSDLGRQRNDSVGVAELAGSSARTISEVVGRSIISLQAGDSTRQRLEHVCAGLRRAADPEPTLVPDMTEVQPLPRLLVNLEAVQLHDTQQEFDAGIGDIVRALSTILTEVATLVEKGRSLHGGREGSSASFLSRVRQTLAQASSLIAMCEDGGRSIDEALSVVENTLEKFREAIANLSDSVVDISLIGMNAGLRAGHLGAKGRAFVVIAHEMKLTADQMTGAAARLRPLLSEIAKVGDDLRKSRVSSDQTKLTSMENAILQTLHDVEAGNDRLGGLIGRLIEEGAKFDAVMNGAREQMTSLASSASTLPAVAKCLEEAGGDLGRASFSHQDEAVLDELYVRYTMERERDVHRQFLLPFGIATKQAAPAATDCDFELF